TTTCGCCATCTGCTCCGTGGTTCCGACCGGCGACGTCGATTCGAGAATCACGACGTTGCCTTTCCTGAGAACCGGCGCGATCGATTCGCTGGCGGCCTTCACGTACGAAAGATCCGGCTCGTAGCCGGCACGGAACGGAGTCGGCACCGCAATCATGAACGCATCGGCCGGCTCGGCGACCATCGAAGCCCGCAGCCACCCTTCCCGAACCGCGTCTCGAACGACACTGTCCAGTTCCGGTTCGACGATATGTACTTTGCCCGCATTGATCGTATCGACAGCATTCCTGTCGATGTCCACACCGATCACGCGGACCTTGCGCGAAGCCAGCACGGCGGCGGTCGGCAAGCCGATGTATCCGAGGCCGATGACGGAAACGGTATTAATAGATTGCGTCACAATACATCCTTGATTGCTTGTTGATTCTTCGCGCATCGCCCGCGCAGGCGGGCAATTCGAGTGCGATGTCCCGATCGATTCGGTCCTACTGGCGGATACCGGCCTTTCAGTCAGCGAGCAGCTCGGCCGCTGTCTGCCCCTGGTCGGTAACACCACCGGCGAGAAACGAAACGATCCGGTCGCACGCGAGGCCGTCGCCATATGGGTTGTGCGCGCGAGCCATTTCCTCGTAGCGGACCGGGTCGTCGAGCAGTTCACTGCACGCGGCAACGATTCGATGGCTGTCCGAACCAACGAGACGCACGGTGCCCGCGGCAACCGCCTCCGGTCGCTCGGTCGTGTCACGCATGACAAGCACCGGCTTGCCAAGCGACGGGGCCTCTTCCTGAATGCCGCCCGAGTCGGTCAGAATCACCGTGGAACGCGACATCAGGTATACGAACGGCAGATAATCCTGGGGATTCAGGAGATGCACGTTTGCGATGCCCGAAAGAATCTCTTCGGCGGGCAGCTTGACTTGCGGATTCAGATGGATCGGATAGACGAAGTCGACATCCTTGTACCGGCTCGCAAGTTGCCTGATGGCATGGCAGATGTTCCGGATACCGTCGCCGAAATTCTCGCGGCGATGCGCGGTGACCAGCACCATGCGGCGCTCAGGGTCAAGCATCGGGAATGCTTCGCGCATCTGGCTCTGCAATGCGTCGTCCTGTTCGAGACGTCGCGTCACGGCCAACAACGCATCGATGACCGTGTTGCCCGTGACGATGATGTCTTCGTCGCGCACGCGTTCTGCAATAAGATTCTCGCGTGAAGCTTCGGTCGGTGCGAAGTGCAGATCGGCAAGCTGACCGGTCAACTTGCGATTCCCCTCCTCCGGCCACGGGGAATACATGTCTCCGCTGCGCAGCCCTGCCTCGATGTGTCCGACCTTGATTTTCAGATAGAACGAGGCCAGCGCACTCGCAAACGTCGTCGTCGTGTCGCCGTGCACGAGTACGTAGTCCGGACGGAACGATTCCAGAACCGGTGTGATCTCGTTCACGATATCGCACGTGATCGATTGCAGCGTCTGCCCTGCCTTCATCAAGTTCAGATCGTAATCTGGCTTGATCTCGAACAGGTCGAGCACCTGATCGAGCATTTGCCGGTGTTGTGCGGTGACGCATACGCGACAATCCACACCCGGCTTCCCCCTAAGCGCGTGCACCAGTGGCGCCATCTTGATCGCCTCCGGCCGCGTGCCAAACACGGTCAGAATTTTCATGCTGTCTTTTTGCTTTTGTATAAGCCCGTTTCCGGGCACACCGCCGAAATGCGCTCGTACCAGTACGCGCTGCGGCCCTCTTTTGCGTTACGTAACGCGATCGCGATCACGTTACGTAACGTGCTACCTGTTACCAGAAGAAGATCACCCTCGCCGCAACGGCCATTTGATACAGGATTTGAGTAATTCCTCGGGTGATCTCGATATTCTTCGATTTCACCTTCGGCAACACCATCAACTCGTCACCTGAAGCAATCTTCGTACCACTCTCCGCGAGCTCTGCCTTGCCGTTCTGATGAATCACGACGATCTTGCTGTTGTCCGCCTTCTGCGTATATCCGCCGACGTGCGAAATGTAGTCGTCTGCCGTCATGCCCGATTGCCACTCGACGGCATTCGGGAAGAGCACCTCTCCATGCACCATGACAACGCTCGTACGCTCGGGAATATTGATGACATCCCCGTCCTCGAGAATCACGTCGCTCATCGTCTTTTCGTTGAGAACGACCTGCCCCTTGAACTCGGTTTTGCTGGCCAGCGCGGCGAATTTGGTAATGCCCTCGGCTTCCTTCGCGCGCAAGTTCGCTTCCTCGCTCGTCGCGGAAGGAGCCGACAGCGCGGCCTCCTGCAGCTTCTGGAGTTCGACGGCCAGCATTTCCTTCTGCCGATCGGCAACCGACTTGCGGAACAACTGGACCTCGTCGACGCGCGACAACGGATTTGCCCTGATCTGACCGAGAACCTGCGCCATCGTCGCGCCGTAAGGCAACACCAGCGCGTGCTCGCCGGAATGAGCCCCCTCGACTCGAACCTGAATCGTGCCGGCGTAACGATCCGCGGTAACGACCAGTTGATCGCCGTCGTTTAACTTCACATTCGTTGCGTCGGCAATCGGGTAGTACTCGCTCGTTCTTTTGCTACCCTGGCGGCGCACGATGCTGACGTGCGTCGCTCCAGGCTTGGGCCGCGCGATGGCGAGCGCCTGCTGCAGCGAAATGACCGGTGCGCCGAACTCGAAATCGTATGCGTTGTACACCTCGCCGCGCACCGAGAAGACGTGCTCGCGCGGCCCCACGACGATGACGTCGCCGTCCGCCAACTGGAGTTGGTCGATGACGCCGTTGAGCAGAAAGTCGTAGAGGTTGAAGTGCTTGCGCACGGCGCCACCGCGCTTGACCGTCACGTCGACGTAGCTGCCGCGCTCGACGTCGACACCACCGGCCTTGTCGATATAGGACAGGATGCTCTCGGACGCGATGCCGCCGTACATACCCGGCTGCTTGACGT
This window of the Burkholderia cepacia GG4 genome carries:
- the wecB gene encoding non-hydrolyzing UDP-N-acetylglucosamine 2-epimerase gives rise to the protein MKILTVFGTRPEAIKMAPLVHALRGKPGVDCRVCVTAQHRQMLDQVLDLFEIKPDYDLNLMKAGQTLQSITCDIVNEITPVLESFRPDYVLVHGDTTTTFASALASFYLKIKVGHIEAGLRSGDMYSPWPEEGNRKLTGQLADLHFAPTEASRENLIAERVRDEDIIVTGNTVIDALLAVTRRLEQDDALQSQMREAFPMLDPERRMVLVTAHRRENFGDGIRNICHAIRQLASRYKDVDFVYPIHLNPQVKLPAEEILSGIANVHLLNPQDYLPFVYLMSRSTVILTDSGGIQEEAPSLGKPVLVMRDTTERPEAVAAGTVRLVGSDSHRIVAACSELLDDPVRYEEMARAHNPYGDGLACDRIVSFLAGGVTDQGQTAAELLAD
- a CDS encoding polysaccharide biosynthesis/export family protein, translating into MTNLSRSRIASALLVLSVASAGASAATTDSLFGISTGTSDSGSTSSRTASGNTQQFSYSPDDASLAVAALAMQNAKLGRQQGGSGGMAPGSGDVSVMPQAPNNMFGSQLFGGTFHNSRGSGFNPGYQVSIGDTVTLRMWGAFAFDGQLIVDPQGNIFVPNVGPVTVAGVRNAELNGRVLAEVRRVYKANVNVYASLDVAQPVKVYVTGYVKQPGMYGGIASESILSYIDKAGGVDVERGSYVDVTVKRGGAVRKHFNLYDFLLNGVIDQLQLADGDVIVVGPREHVFSVRGEVYNAYDFEFGAPVISLQQALAIARPKPGATHVSIVRRQGSKRTSEYYPIADATNVKLNDGDQLVVTADRYAGTIQVRVEGAHSGEHALVLPYGATMAQVLGQIRANPLSRVDEVQLFRKSVADRQKEMLAVELQKLQEAALSAPSATSEEANLRAKEAEGITKFAALASKTEFKGQVVLNEKTMSDVILEDGDVINIPERTSVVMVHGEVLFPNAVEWQSGMTADDYISHVGGYTQKADNSKIVVIHQNGKAELAESGTKIASGDELMVLPKVKSKNIEITRGITQILYQMAVAARVIFFW